In Zunongwangia profunda SM-A87, the following proteins share a genomic window:
- a CDS encoding acyl-CoA thioesterase, whose amino-acid sequence MNSKYPKDSRTTLTDLVLPSETNPLNNLFGGELLARMDRAASIAARRHSRRIVVTASVNHVAFNKAIPLGSVVTVEAVVSRAFKSSMEIFIDVWVEDRESGLRSKANEAIYTFVAVDETGAPVPVPPLEPETDLEKERYAAALRRKQLSLVLAGKMQPNDATELKALFTK is encoded by the coding sequence ATGAATTCTAAATACCCAAAAGATTCTAGAACTACATTAACCGATCTTGTTTTACCAAGCGAGACTAATCCCTTAAACAATTTATTTGGAGGGGAATTGTTAGCTCGTATGGATCGTGCTGCCAGTATCGCCGCCAGAAGACATAGCCGACGTATTGTAGTGACCGCTTCTGTTAATCATGTAGCTTTTAATAAAGCGATCCCTTTAGGAAGTGTAGTGACAGTTGAAGCAGTCGTTTCAAGGGCATTTAAATCGTCTATGGAAATTTTTATAGATGTATGGGTAGAAGATCGAGAAAGCGGGCTTAGAAGTAAAGCAAATGAAGCAATATACACGTTTGTTGCCGTAGACGAAACCGGAGCTCCGGTTCCCGTCCCTCCATTAGAACCGGAAACCGACCTGGAAAAAGAACGGTATGCAGCTGCCTTAAGAAGAAAACAACTTAGCCTTGTTCTTGCCGGTAAAATGCAACCCAACGATGCTACCGAACTTAAAGCTTTATTTACCAAGTAA